In Pogoniulus pusillus isolate bPogPus1 chromosome 1, bPogPus1.pri, whole genome shotgun sequence, one DNA window encodes the following:
- the NUMB gene encoding protein numb homolog isoform X3, with the protein MNKLRQSFRRKKDVYVPEASRPHQWQTDEEGVRTGKCSFPVKYLGHVEVDESRGMHICEDAVKRLKSERKFFKGFFGKSGRKAVKAVLWVSADGLRVVDEKTKDLIVDQTIEKVSFCAPDRNFDRAFSYICRDGTTRRWICHCFMAVKDTGERLSHAVGCAFAACLERKQKREKECGVTATFDASRTTFTREGSFRVTTATEQAEREEIMKQMPDAKAVETEVKTVAPGAAPNNTAPSSGSPTSPTAEVAASLDKEMSNPHAIPRRHAPIEQLARQGSFRGFPALSQKMSPFKRQLSLRINELPSTVQRKTDFPMKNSVPEVEGETDSITALCSQITNTFSTPSEDPFSSAPMTKPVTVVAPQSPALQVNGTASAFCVLAPKPSQAAVVSTAMPVRETNPWAHAPAANTGAAAVVAGTEWSSTSSGAASPSLFQGNHRRTPSEADRWLEEVSKTVRAQQQPAPAQAPAPQPLLQPPPAASQSAAPAFPVSTFIAPQPVPVGVVPPMQPAFIPAQPYAVANGMTYAAPSVPVVGITPSQMVANVFGTASHTPAAHPHQSPSLVKQQTFPQYESSSATTSPFFNPPVQHNGSAAFNGVEGGKWAAEDKHSQPPAAAPQVDPFEAQWAALESKAKQRTNPSPTNPFSSDLQKTFEIEL; encoded by the exons ATGAACAAACTACGGCAAAGCTTTAGGAGAAAGAAAGATGTCTATGTCCCAGAGGCCAGTAGGCCTCATCAGTGGCAGACTGATGAAGAAGGCGTTCGCACTGGCAAGTGTAGCTTCCCTGTTAAG TACCTGGGACATGTTGAAGTGGATGAATCCAGAGGAATGCATATCTGTGAAGATGCTGTGAAGAGGCTGAAATCT gaaaggaagttcttcaaaggCTTCTTTGGAAAA TCTGGGAGGAAAGCCGTTAAAGCAGTCCTGTGGGTCTCGGCGGATGGACTCAGAGTGGTAGATGAGAAAAcaaag GATCTTATAGTTGATCAGACAATAGAGAAGGTTTCTTTCTGCGCACCAGACAGGAACTTTGACCGGGCGTTCTCGTACATCTGTCGAGATGGCACAACGAGACGCTGGATATGTCACTGCTTTATGGCTGTAAAGGACACG GGGGAAAGGTTGAGTCATGCCGTGGGCTGTGCATTTGCAGCATGCCTGGAGCGAAAGCAGAAGCGAGAGAAGGAGTGCGGAGTGACTGCCACCTTTGATGCCAGCAGAACCACATTCACTAGAGAGGGATCATTCAGGGTCACTACAGCTACTGaacaagcagagagagaggaaattaTGAAACAGATGCCGGATGCTAAAG CAGTTGAAACAGAAGTGAAAACAGTAGCACCAGGTGCTGCACCGAACAATACTGCCCCCTCTTCTGGCTCACCAACCTCTCCTACTGCTGAAGTTGCTGCCTCTCTGGATAAGGAGATGAGCAATCCCCACGCTATTCCACGGAGGCATGCCCCTATAGAACAGCTTGCCAGGCAAGGGTCTTTCAGGGGCTTCCCTGCCCTTAGCCAGAAGATGTCACCTTTTAAACGCCAGTTGTCTTTGCGAATAAATGAGCTGCCTTCGACAGTGCAAAGGAAGACAGACTTCCCCATGAAAAACTCAG TCCCTGAGGTAGAAGGGGAAACAGACAGCATTACTGCCCTGTGCTCTCAGATCACCAATACTTTCAGCACACCATCAGAAGATCCTTTCTCTTCAGCCCCTATGACAAAACCAGTGACAGTAGTCGCACCACAGTCTCCTGCCCTTCAAG TTAATggcactgcctctgccttcTGTGTGCTTGCTCCTAAACCATCCCAGGCTGCTGTAGTGTCCACAGCTATGCCCGTTCGTGAAACCAATCCTTGGGCTCATGCTCCTGCTGCTAATACTGGAGCTGCAGCCGTGGTTGCTG GCACTGAATGGAGCAGCACCTCCTCAGGTGCGGCGTCTCCAAGTCTCTTCCAAGGAAATCACAGACGTACTCCCTCAGAAGCAGACCgctggttggaagaggtctcaaAGACTGTCAGGGCTCAACAGCAACCAGCCCCAGCCCAAgctccagctccacagccactactccagcctcctccagcagcttcccagtCAGCAGCACCAGCCTTCCCAGTCAGCACGTTCATTGcacctcagcctgtgccagtgggtGTGGTACCACCCATGCAGCCAGCATTTATTCCTGCTCAGCCCTATGCTGTGGCAAATGGGATGACCTATGCAGCCCCAAGCGTACCTGTGGTTGGAATCACACCTTCCCAGATGGTAGCCAACGTCTTTGGTACTGCAAGCCACACTCCAGCTGCCCACCCGCATCAGTCGCCCAGCCTTGTCAAACAGCAGACATTCCCTCAGTACGAGAGCAGCAGTGCTACCACCAGCCCCTTCTTCAACCCACCTGTGCAGCACAACGGCTCTGCAGCCTTCAACGGAGTCGAGGGTGGCAAATGGGCTGCAGAGGACAAGCATTCGCAGCCTCCCGCGGCTGCTCCGCAGGTAGACCCCTTTGAAGCACAGTGGGCAGCACTAGAGAGTAAGGCGAAGCAGCGCACTAATCCCTCTCCAACTAACCCCTTCTCCAGTGATTTACAGAAGACATTTGAGATTGAACTTTAA
- the NUMB gene encoding protein numb homolog isoform X6 → MNKLRQSFRRKKDVYVPEASRPHQWQTDEEGVRTGKCSFPVKYLGHVEVDESRGMHICEDAVKRLKSLPTVIALDLSPLFLQERKFFKGFFGKSGRKAVKAVLWVSADGLRVVDEKTKDLIVDQTIEKVSFCAPDRNFDRAFSYICRDGTTRRWICHCFMAVKDTGERLSHAVGCAFAACLERKQKREKECGVTATFDASRTTFTREGSFRVTTATEQAEREEIMKQMPDAKAVETEVKTVAPGAAPNNTAPSSGSPTSPTAEVAASLDKEMSNPHAIPRRHAPIEQLARQGSFRGFPALSQKMSPFKRQLSLRINELPSTVQRKTDFPMKNSVPEVEGETDSITALCSQITNTFSTPSEDPFSSAPMTKPVTVVAPQSPALQGTEWSSTSSGAASPSLFQGNHRRTPSEADRWLEEVSKTVRAQQQPAPAQAPAPQPLLQPPPAASQSAAPAFPVSTFIAPQPVPVGVVPPMQPAFIPAQPYAVANGMTYAAPSVPVVGITPSQMVANVFGTASHTPAAHPHQSPSLVKQQTFPQYESSSATTSPFFNPPVQHNGSAAFNGVEGGKWAAEDKHSQPPAAAPQVDPFEAQWAALESKAKQRTNPSPTNPFSSDLQKTFEIEL, encoded by the exons ATGAACAAACTACGGCAAAGCTTTAGGAGAAAGAAAGATGTCTATGTCCCAGAGGCCAGTAGGCCTCATCAGTGGCAGACTGATGAAGAAGGCGTTCGCACTGGCAAGTGTAGCTTCCCTGTTAAG TACCTGGGACATGTTGAAGTGGATGAATCCAGAGGAATGCATATCTGTGAAGATGCTGTGAAGAGGCTGAAATCT CTACCTACAGTAATAGCGCTCGACTTGTCCCCCCTGTTCCTCCAggaaaggaagttcttcaaaggCTTCTTTGGAAAA TCTGGGAGGAAAGCCGTTAAAGCAGTCCTGTGGGTCTCGGCGGATGGACTCAGAGTGGTAGATGAGAAAAcaaag GATCTTATAGTTGATCAGACAATAGAGAAGGTTTCTTTCTGCGCACCAGACAGGAACTTTGACCGGGCGTTCTCGTACATCTGTCGAGATGGCACAACGAGACGCTGGATATGTCACTGCTTTATGGCTGTAAAGGACACG GGGGAAAGGTTGAGTCATGCCGTGGGCTGTGCATTTGCAGCATGCCTGGAGCGAAAGCAGAAGCGAGAGAAGGAGTGCGGAGTGACTGCCACCTTTGATGCCAGCAGAACCACATTCACTAGAGAGGGATCATTCAGGGTCACTACAGCTACTGaacaagcagagagagaggaaattaTGAAACAGATGCCGGATGCTAAAG CAGTTGAAACAGAAGTGAAAACAGTAGCACCAGGTGCTGCACCGAACAATACTGCCCCCTCTTCTGGCTCACCAACCTCTCCTACTGCTGAAGTTGCTGCCTCTCTGGATAAGGAGATGAGCAATCCCCACGCTATTCCACGGAGGCATGCCCCTATAGAACAGCTTGCCAGGCAAGGGTCTTTCAGGGGCTTCCCTGCCCTTAGCCAGAAGATGTCACCTTTTAAACGCCAGTTGTCTTTGCGAATAAATGAGCTGCCTTCGACAGTGCAAAGGAAGACAGACTTCCCCATGAAAAACTCAG TCCCTGAGGTAGAAGGGGAAACAGACAGCATTACTGCCCTGTGCTCTCAGATCACCAATACTTTCAGCACACCATCAGAAGATCCTTTCTCTTCAGCCCCTATGACAAAACCAGTGACAGTAGTCGCACCACAGTCTCCTGCCCTTCAAG GCACTGAATGGAGCAGCACCTCCTCAGGTGCGGCGTCTCCAAGTCTCTTCCAAGGAAATCACAGACGTACTCCCTCAGAAGCAGACCgctggttggaagaggtctcaaAGACTGTCAGGGCTCAACAGCAACCAGCCCCAGCCCAAgctccagctccacagccactactccagcctcctccagcagcttcccagtCAGCAGCACCAGCCTTCCCAGTCAGCACGTTCATTGcacctcagcctgtgccagtgggtGTGGTACCACCCATGCAGCCAGCATTTATTCCTGCTCAGCCCTATGCTGTGGCAAATGGGATGACCTATGCAGCCCCAAGCGTACCTGTGGTTGGAATCACACCTTCCCAGATGGTAGCCAACGTCTTTGGTACTGCAAGCCACACTCCAGCTGCCCACCCGCATCAGTCGCCCAGCCTTGTCAAACAGCAGACATTCCCTCAGTACGAGAGCAGCAGTGCTACCACCAGCCCCTTCTTCAACCCACCTGTGCAGCACAACGGCTCTGCAGCCTTCAACGGAGTCGAGGGTGGCAAATGGGCTGCAGAGGACAAGCATTCGCAGCCTCCCGCGGCTGCTCCGCAGGTAGACCCCTTTGAAGCACAGTGGGCAGCACTAGAGAGTAAGGCGAAGCAGCGCACTAATCCCTCTCCAACTAACCCCTTCTCCAGTGATTTACAGAAGACATTTGAGATTGAACTTTAA
- the NUMB gene encoding protein numb homolog isoform X9, which translates to MNKLRQSFRRKKDVYVPEASRPHQWQTDEEGVRTGKCSFPVKYLGHVEVDESRGMHICEDAVKRLKSSGRKAVKAVLWVSADGLRVVDEKTKDLIVDQTIEKVSFCAPDRNFDRAFSYICRDGTTRRWICHCFMAVKDTGERLSHAVGCAFAACLERKQKREKECGVTATFDASRTTFTREGSFRVTTATEQAEREEIMKQMPDAKAVETEVKTVAPGAAPNNTAPSSGSPTSPTAEVAASLDKEMSNPHAIPRRHAPIEQLARQGSFRGFPALSQKMSPFKRQLSLRINELPSTVQRKTDFPMKNSVPEVEGETDSITALCSQITNTFSTPSEDPFSSAPMTKPVTVVAPQSPALQGTEWSSTSSGAASPSLFQGNHRRTPSEADRWLEEVSKTVRAQQQPAPAQAPAPQPLLQPPPAASQSAAPAFPVSTFIAPQPVPVGVVPPMQPAFIPAQPYAVANGMTYAAPSVPVVGITPSQMVANVFGTASHTPAAHPHQSPSLVKQQTFPQYESSSATTSPFFNPPVQHNGSAAFNGVEGGKWAAEDKHSQPPAAAPQVDPFEAQWAALESKAKQRTNPSPTNPFSSDLQKTFEIEL; encoded by the exons ATGAACAAACTACGGCAAAGCTTTAGGAGAAAGAAAGATGTCTATGTCCCAGAGGCCAGTAGGCCTCATCAGTGGCAGACTGATGAAGAAGGCGTTCGCACTGGCAAGTGTAGCTTCCCTGTTAAG TACCTGGGACATGTTGAAGTGGATGAATCCAGAGGAATGCATATCTGTGAAGATGCTGTGAAGAGGCTGAAATCT TCTGGGAGGAAAGCCGTTAAAGCAGTCCTGTGGGTCTCGGCGGATGGACTCAGAGTGGTAGATGAGAAAAcaaag GATCTTATAGTTGATCAGACAATAGAGAAGGTTTCTTTCTGCGCACCAGACAGGAACTTTGACCGGGCGTTCTCGTACATCTGTCGAGATGGCACAACGAGACGCTGGATATGTCACTGCTTTATGGCTGTAAAGGACACG GGGGAAAGGTTGAGTCATGCCGTGGGCTGTGCATTTGCAGCATGCCTGGAGCGAAAGCAGAAGCGAGAGAAGGAGTGCGGAGTGACTGCCACCTTTGATGCCAGCAGAACCACATTCACTAGAGAGGGATCATTCAGGGTCACTACAGCTACTGaacaagcagagagagaggaaattaTGAAACAGATGCCGGATGCTAAAG CAGTTGAAACAGAAGTGAAAACAGTAGCACCAGGTGCTGCACCGAACAATACTGCCCCCTCTTCTGGCTCACCAACCTCTCCTACTGCTGAAGTTGCTGCCTCTCTGGATAAGGAGATGAGCAATCCCCACGCTATTCCACGGAGGCATGCCCCTATAGAACAGCTTGCCAGGCAAGGGTCTTTCAGGGGCTTCCCTGCCCTTAGCCAGAAGATGTCACCTTTTAAACGCCAGTTGTCTTTGCGAATAAATGAGCTGCCTTCGACAGTGCAAAGGAAGACAGACTTCCCCATGAAAAACTCAG TCCCTGAGGTAGAAGGGGAAACAGACAGCATTACTGCCCTGTGCTCTCAGATCACCAATACTTTCAGCACACCATCAGAAGATCCTTTCTCTTCAGCCCCTATGACAAAACCAGTGACAGTAGTCGCACCACAGTCTCCTGCCCTTCAAG GCACTGAATGGAGCAGCACCTCCTCAGGTGCGGCGTCTCCAAGTCTCTTCCAAGGAAATCACAGACGTACTCCCTCAGAAGCAGACCgctggttggaagaggtctcaaAGACTGTCAGGGCTCAACAGCAACCAGCCCCAGCCCAAgctccagctccacagccactactccagcctcctccagcagcttcccagtCAGCAGCACCAGCCTTCCCAGTCAGCACGTTCATTGcacctcagcctgtgccagtgggtGTGGTACCACCCATGCAGCCAGCATTTATTCCTGCTCAGCCCTATGCTGTGGCAAATGGGATGACCTATGCAGCCCCAAGCGTACCTGTGGTTGGAATCACACCTTCCCAGATGGTAGCCAACGTCTTTGGTACTGCAAGCCACACTCCAGCTGCCCACCCGCATCAGTCGCCCAGCCTTGTCAAACAGCAGACATTCCCTCAGTACGAGAGCAGCAGTGCTACCACCAGCCCCTTCTTCAACCCACCTGTGCAGCACAACGGCTCTGCAGCCTTCAACGGAGTCGAGGGTGGCAAATGGGCTGCAGAGGACAAGCATTCGCAGCCTCCCGCGGCTGCTCCGCAGGTAGACCCCTTTGAAGCACAGTGGGCAGCACTAGAGAGTAAGGCGAAGCAGCGCACTAATCCCTCTCCAACTAACCCCTTCTCCAGTGATTTACAGAAGACATTTGAGATTGAACTTTAA
- the NUMB gene encoding protein numb homolog isoform X4, whose product MNKLRQSFRRKKDVYVPEASRPHQWQTDEEGVRTGKCSFPVKYLGHVEVDESRGMHICEDAVKRLKSSGRKAVKAVLWVSADGLRVVDEKTKDLIVDQTIEKVSFCAPDRNFDRAFSYICRDGTTRRWICHCFMAVKDTGERLSHAVGCAFAACLERKQKREKECGVTATFDASRTTFTREGSFRVTTATEQAEREEIMKQMPDAKAVETEVKTVAPGAAPNNTAPSSGSPTSPTAEVAASLDKEMSNPHAIPRRHAPIEQLARQGSFRGFPALSQKMSPFKRQLSLRINELPSTVQRKTDFPMKNSVPEVEGETDSITALCSQITNTFSTPSEDPFSSAPMTKPVTVVAPQSPALQVNGTASAFCVLAPKPSQAAVVSTAMPVRETNPWAHAPAANTGAAAVVAGTEWSSTSSGAASPSLFQGNHRRTPSEADRWLEEVSKTVRAQQQPAPAQAPAPQPLLQPPPAASQSAAPAFPVSTFIAPQPVPVGVVPPMQPAFIPAQPYAVANGMTYAAPSVPVVGITPSQMVANVFGTASHTPAAHPHQSPSLVKQQTFPQYESSSATTSPFFNPPVQHNGSAAFNGVEGGKWAAEDKHSQPPAAAPQVDPFEAQWAALESKAKQRTNPSPTNPFSSDLQKTFEIEL is encoded by the exons ATGAACAAACTACGGCAAAGCTTTAGGAGAAAGAAAGATGTCTATGTCCCAGAGGCCAGTAGGCCTCATCAGTGGCAGACTGATGAAGAAGGCGTTCGCACTGGCAAGTGTAGCTTCCCTGTTAAG TACCTGGGACATGTTGAAGTGGATGAATCCAGAGGAATGCATATCTGTGAAGATGCTGTGAAGAGGCTGAAATCT TCTGGGAGGAAAGCCGTTAAAGCAGTCCTGTGGGTCTCGGCGGATGGACTCAGAGTGGTAGATGAGAAAAcaaag GATCTTATAGTTGATCAGACAATAGAGAAGGTTTCTTTCTGCGCACCAGACAGGAACTTTGACCGGGCGTTCTCGTACATCTGTCGAGATGGCACAACGAGACGCTGGATATGTCACTGCTTTATGGCTGTAAAGGACACG GGGGAAAGGTTGAGTCATGCCGTGGGCTGTGCATTTGCAGCATGCCTGGAGCGAAAGCAGAAGCGAGAGAAGGAGTGCGGAGTGACTGCCACCTTTGATGCCAGCAGAACCACATTCACTAGAGAGGGATCATTCAGGGTCACTACAGCTACTGaacaagcagagagagaggaaattaTGAAACAGATGCCGGATGCTAAAG CAGTTGAAACAGAAGTGAAAACAGTAGCACCAGGTGCTGCACCGAACAATACTGCCCCCTCTTCTGGCTCACCAACCTCTCCTACTGCTGAAGTTGCTGCCTCTCTGGATAAGGAGATGAGCAATCCCCACGCTATTCCACGGAGGCATGCCCCTATAGAACAGCTTGCCAGGCAAGGGTCTTTCAGGGGCTTCCCTGCCCTTAGCCAGAAGATGTCACCTTTTAAACGCCAGTTGTCTTTGCGAATAAATGAGCTGCCTTCGACAGTGCAAAGGAAGACAGACTTCCCCATGAAAAACTCAG TCCCTGAGGTAGAAGGGGAAACAGACAGCATTACTGCCCTGTGCTCTCAGATCACCAATACTTTCAGCACACCATCAGAAGATCCTTTCTCTTCAGCCCCTATGACAAAACCAGTGACAGTAGTCGCACCACAGTCTCCTGCCCTTCAAG TTAATggcactgcctctgccttcTGTGTGCTTGCTCCTAAACCATCCCAGGCTGCTGTAGTGTCCACAGCTATGCCCGTTCGTGAAACCAATCCTTGGGCTCATGCTCCTGCTGCTAATACTGGAGCTGCAGCCGTGGTTGCTG GCACTGAATGGAGCAGCACCTCCTCAGGTGCGGCGTCTCCAAGTCTCTTCCAAGGAAATCACAGACGTACTCCCTCAGAAGCAGACCgctggttggaagaggtctcaaAGACTGTCAGGGCTCAACAGCAACCAGCCCCAGCCCAAgctccagctccacagccactactccagcctcctccagcagcttcccagtCAGCAGCACCAGCCTTCCCAGTCAGCACGTTCATTGcacctcagcctgtgccagtgggtGTGGTACCACCCATGCAGCCAGCATTTATTCCTGCTCAGCCCTATGCTGTGGCAAATGGGATGACCTATGCAGCCCCAAGCGTACCTGTGGTTGGAATCACACCTTCCCAGATGGTAGCCAACGTCTTTGGTACTGCAAGCCACACTCCAGCTGCCCACCCGCATCAGTCGCCCAGCCTTGTCAAACAGCAGACATTCCCTCAGTACGAGAGCAGCAGTGCTACCACCAGCCCCTTCTTCAACCCACCTGTGCAGCACAACGGCTCTGCAGCCTTCAACGGAGTCGAGGGTGGCAAATGGGCTGCAGAGGACAAGCATTCGCAGCCTCCCGCGGCTGCTCCGCAGGTAGACCCCTTTGAAGCACAGTGGGCAGCACTAGAGAGTAAGGCGAAGCAGCGCACTAATCCCTCTCCAACTAACCCCTTCTCCAGTGATTTACAGAAGACATTTGAGATTGAACTTTAA
- the NUMB gene encoding protein numb homolog isoform X5, whose product MNKLRQSFRRKKDVYVPEASRPHQWQTDEEGVRTGKCSFPVKYLGHVEVDESRGMHICEDAVKRLKSSGRKAVKAVLWVSADGLRVVDEKTKDLIVDQTIEKVSFCAPDRNFDRAFSYICRDGTTRRWICHCFMAVKDTGERLSHAVGCAFAACLERKQKREKECGVTATFDASRTTFTREGSFRVTTATEQAEREEIMKQMPDAKVETEVKTVAPGAAPNNTAPSSGSPTSPTAEVAASLDKEMSNPHAIPRRHAPIEQLARQGSFRGFPALSQKMSPFKRQLSLRINELPSTVQRKTDFPMKNSVPEVEGETDSITALCSQITNTFSTPSEDPFSSAPMTKPVTVVAPQSPALQVNGTASAFCVLAPKPSQAAVVSTAMPVRETNPWAHAPAANTGAAAVVAGTEWSSTSSGAASPSLFQGNHRRTPSEADRWLEEVSKTVRAQQQPAPAQAPAPQPLLQPPPAASQSAAPAFPVSTFIAPQPVPVGVVPPMQPAFIPAQPYAVANGMTYAAPSVPVVGITPSQMVANVFGTASHTPAAHPHQSPSLVKQQTFPQYESSSATTSPFFNPPVQHNGSAAFNGVEGGKWAAEDKHSQPPAAAPQVDPFEAQWAALESKAKQRTNPSPTNPFSSDLQKTFEIEL is encoded by the exons ATGAACAAACTACGGCAAAGCTTTAGGAGAAAGAAAGATGTCTATGTCCCAGAGGCCAGTAGGCCTCATCAGTGGCAGACTGATGAAGAAGGCGTTCGCACTGGCAAGTGTAGCTTCCCTGTTAAG TACCTGGGACATGTTGAAGTGGATGAATCCAGAGGAATGCATATCTGTGAAGATGCTGTGAAGAGGCTGAAATCT TCTGGGAGGAAAGCCGTTAAAGCAGTCCTGTGGGTCTCGGCGGATGGACTCAGAGTGGTAGATGAGAAAAcaaag GATCTTATAGTTGATCAGACAATAGAGAAGGTTTCTTTCTGCGCACCAGACAGGAACTTTGACCGGGCGTTCTCGTACATCTGTCGAGATGGCACAACGAGACGCTGGATATGTCACTGCTTTATGGCTGTAAAGGACACG GGGGAAAGGTTGAGTCATGCCGTGGGCTGTGCATTTGCAGCATGCCTGGAGCGAAAGCAGAAGCGAGAGAAGGAGTGCGGAGTGACTGCCACCTTTGATGCCAGCAGAACCACATTCACTAGAGAGGGATCATTCAGGGTCACTACAGCTACTGaacaagcagagagagaggaaattaTGAAACAGATGCCGGATGCTAAAG TTGAAACAGAAGTGAAAACAGTAGCACCAGGTGCTGCACCGAACAATACTGCCCCCTCTTCTGGCTCACCAACCTCTCCTACTGCTGAAGTTGCTGCCTCTCTGGATAAGGAGATGAGCAATCCCCACGCTATTCCACGGAGGCATGCCCCTATAGAACAGCTTGCCAGGCAAGGGTCTTTCAGGGGCTTCCCTGCCCTTAGCCAGAAGATGTCACCTTTTAAACGCCAGTTGTCTTTGCGAATAAATGAGCTGCCTTCGACAGTGCAAAGGAAGACAGACTTCCCCATGAAAAACTCAG TCCCTGAGGTAGAAGGGGAAACAGACAGCATTACTGCCCTGTGCTCTCAGATCACCAATACTTTCAGCACACCATCAGAAGATCCTTTCTCTTCAGCCCCTATGACAAAACCAGTGACAGTAGTCGCACCACAGTCTCCTGCCCTTCAAG TTAATggcactgcctctgccttcTGTGTGCTTGCTCCTAAACCATCCCAGGCTGCTGTAGTGTCCACAGCTATGCCCGTTCGTGAAACCAATCCTTGGGCTCATGCTCCTGCTGCTAATACTGGAGCTGCAGCCGTGGTTGCTG GCACTGAATGGAGCAGCACCTCCTCAGGTGCGGCGTCTCCAAGTCTCTTCCAAGGAAATCACAGACGTACTCCCTCAGAAGCAGACCgctggttggaagaggtctcaaAGACTGTCAGGGCTCAACAGCAACCAGCCCCAGCCCAAgctccagctccacagccactactccagcctcctccagcagcttcccagtCAGCAGCACCAGCCTTCCCAGTCAGCACGTTCATTGcacctcagcctgtgccagtgggtGTGGTACCACCCATGCAGCCAGCATTTATTCCTGCTCAGCCCTATGCTGTGGCAAATGGGATGACCTATGCAGCCCCAAGCGTACCTGTGGTTGGAATCACACCTTCCCAGATGGTAGCCAACGTCTTTGGTACTGCAAGCCACACTCCAGCTGCCCACCCGCATCAGTCGCCCAGCCTTGTCAAACAGCAGACATTCCCTCAGTACGAGAGCAGCAGTGCTACCACCAGCCCCTTCTTCAACCCACCTGTGCAGCACAACGGCTCTGCAGCCTTCAACGGAGTCGAGGGTGGCAAATGGGCTGCAGAGGACAAGCATTCGCAGCCTCCCGCGGCTGCTCCGCAGGTAGACCCCTTTGAAGCACAGTGGGCAGCACTAGAGAGTAAGGCGAAGCAGCGCACTAATCCCTCTCCAACTAACCCCTTCTCCAGTGATTTACAGAAGACATTTGAGATTGAACTTTAA